In one window of Arctopsyche grandis isolate Sample6627 chromosome 6, ASM5162203v2, whole genome shotgun sequence DNA:
- the LOC143912628 gene encoding uncharacterized protein LOC143912628 encodes MQNGQSSSCVNIMSKTNHLNNLSQQQTMIPERDTGPSKVASSPLRTGSQMGGPVKSVTSPSKLTVQSTPVKSQNPMISYGLERSMAVGRKEAAVAKDWRGAMQGQECDQPIPQPQQHHHINLAHDVRAGLQVLC; translated from the coding sequence ATGCAAAACGGACAATCGAGCAGTTGCGTCAACATCATGTCTAAGACGAACCATTTGAACAACCTATCGCAGCAGCAGACTATGATACCGGAGAGGGATACTGGTCCTTCAAAGGTTGCCTCGTCTCCGTTGAGGACCGGTAGTCAAATGGGTGGCCCAGTCAAGAGCGTGACCAGTCCGTCAAAGTTGACGGTGCAAAGCACGCCAGTCAAAAGTCAAAATCCAATGATCAGCTATGGTCTGGAGAGGAGTATGGCTGTAGGAAGAAAGGAGGCAGCGGTCGCCAAGGATTGGAGAGGTGCTATGCAAGGTCAAGAGTGCGACCAACCCATACCGCAACCACAGCAGCACCATCACATCAATTTGGCTCATGATGTGCGTGCTGGATTACAGGTATTGTGTTAA
- the LOC143913253 gene encoding ankyrin repeat and BTB/POZ domain-containing protein 2-like: MSDSGGGGGGVLIGGAVEDKSGGDRLAAGVTQRSTRSRASSHHSRNRHRATPAKLQVPWSGAGGLEDIRLAIQQLTLRSHTSTSTYSSLSAGSDLADGAAGAAARLARAPRLVSHSSLETVNTNVTSADEFVWVDSHNRLVELQQLPWSASDLQRVLHSGRCRDHIARISAETIPRVGYLLQRALVRVAREAHRLSQGFGLCSKHEVAGALRIVLCPSLADSCVKSCLRAATMFAVSGDSGLRQSKAQRAALQLSVGRFHRWMVDVRLGKFIHEYAAIYLCAGMETLLEEIMLLCMPSDPGVCLTPTLLEHAIAASGDLWGLLQPYAHLNAGRVASGALSMPRWASLSSIGSGGSSNSANTSSNDQTHNNSGLAQSPSHQSISSPAGNPSIGKNSNGSGGATSRNSTDRSGGTSDSWLLTTCVGAVGELKELLSRAPHMMPLTHTAVNVLFYFMRCSQLEHSQAWNREGVQELWYERAYAVLPPLVEWIRVAGAHAEQRGAPAADHDDVMQAARLLLPGVDCPPRPVGMEECLPPKRLAGVSSCEDGGRAQLELSFRLLLSGRADLISQAITLLPPSTGLNTLNHHGLTALMLAATRNDEQVTTMLLDAGADPNIETPGCGSGGAVPGSPPPPPACAPWGGAAGWTALVYACARGSTPVAAILLARGARVEGAATHHEDRTTLTPLQVACGSGNIELVQLLLSHGAHPFLSTLLKDSLCYSGSAQRGCYSAISVCCVHGQRTTLRGLLSHPIAPQGDVLSLEEMLAEGAPNSPVPSVSTSSSAANPANKFTKSQLRALQEAMYHSAETNHLDITLELRALGVSWSLHSWMLSLAAAADRRMDAVIDQLLQDFLQVCPDEYSRTFAHECLPLLFNIFRYSKKEGTTLLLADIFCTCYGWEAIKPIREPAPVPNTASRIDPKFVNNPELSDVTFRVEGRLFYGHKIVLVTASPRLRAMLAPPRVSNQGSNSTPGGQGQNTSNNGSSSSSLATNQSTQSTQSPTVQINDIRYHIFQLVMQFLYSGGCSGLDVPPSDVLELLAAASFFQLLPLQRYCEARCAQALDLHNVVNMYIHAKVYNAVQLLEYCQGFLLQNMVALLTYDDSVKRLLFGKRLPGHDVLGALLTTLQQRIKARRGPNKAR; this comes from the exons ATGTCGGATAGCGGAGGCGGAGGTGGTGGAGTACTTATTGGTGGTGCTGTCGAAGATAAATCAGGCGGCGACAGATTGGCAGCCGGAGTCACCCAAAGGTCCACCAGATCTAGAGCCAGTTCTCACCATTCTAGAAATCGCCATAGGGCGACTCCAGCAAAG TTACAGGTCCCTTGGTCTGGAGCTGGTGGACTCGAGGATATTCGTTTGGCCATTCAGCAGCTAACTCTCCGGTCTCATACGTCGACAAGCACTTATTCTAGTTTGAGTGCCGGATCCGATTTGGCAGATGGGGCTGCTGGAGCTGCTGCACGCCTTGCTAGAGCGCCACGTCTTGTCAGTCATTCTTCACTCGAAACCGTCAATACAAACGTCACTAGCGCTGATGAATTTGTATGGGTCGATTCTCATAACAG ATTAGTAGAACTACAACAGTTACCTTGGAGTGCTTCGGATTTACAAAGAGTCTTGCACTCTGGAAGATGTAGAGATCATATTGCAAGAATATCAGCGGAGACGATACCGAGAGTTGGATATTTACTTCAGCGTGCTTTGGTTAGGGTAGCCCGTGAGGCTCATAGATTGTCTCAAGGTTTCGGTTTATGTTCTAAACATGAAGTTGCAGGAGCGCTGAGAATTGTTCTGTGTCCATCTTTGGCAGATTCTTGCGTGAAG TCTTGTTTGAGAGCGGCTACGATGTTTGCCGTCTCCGGTGATAGTGGCTTGAGACAAAGTAAAGCACAGCGAGCTGCTTTACAATTGTCAGTAGGCCGATTCCATCGATGGATGGTAGATGTTCGTCTTGGAAAATTTATACATGA ATATGCTGCAATATATCTGTGCGCTGGAATGGAAACTTTGTTAGAAGAAATTATGTTGTTGTGTATGCCATCTGATCCTGGTGTATGCTTAACACCGACACTTTTAGAACACGCTATAGCAGCTTCGGGCGATCTTTGGGGACTCTTACAACCATATGCTCATTTGAATGCTGGAAGAGTTGCTTCTG gTGCGTTATCAATGCCTAGGTGGGCTTCTTTGAGTTCAATCGGATCAGGAGGATCCAGTAATTCGGCCAACACTTCGAGCAACGATCAAACTCATAACAATAGTGGCCTAGCACAATCGCCGAGTCATCAATCGATTTCAAGTCCAGCTGGAAATCCATCGATCGGCAAAAATTCCAATGGATCAGGCGGTGCCACGTCTAGGAATTCTACCGACAGAAGTGGAGGAACGTCTGATTCATGGTTGCTGACCACTTGTGTAGGTGCTGTCGGAGAACTCAAAGAGTTACTCAGTCGAGCACCTCACATGATGCCTCTGACACACACAGCcgtcaatgttttattttacttcatGAGATGTTCACAA CTTGAACACTCTCAAGCGTGGAACAGAGAAGGAGTTCAGGAATTATGGTACGAAAGAGCTTACGCTGTTTTACCACCGCTAGTAGAGTGGATACGAGTTGCCGGTGCTCATGCAGAACAACGTGGAGCACCAGCAGCCGATCATGACGATGTCATGCAAGCGGCTAGACTTTTATTACCCGGGGTGGATTGTCCTCCTAGGCCTGTTGG AATGGAAGAATGTTTACCACCTAAAAGATTGGCTGGTGTGTCTTCTTGCGAAGATGGAGGTCGTGCCCAGTTAGAGTTGAGCTTCCGATTGTTGCTCTCCGGTAGAGCTGATTTGATTTCTCAAGCGATCACACTTCTACCACCTTCCACTGGACTTAATACCCTAAATCACCATGGACTTACAGCGTTGATGTTAGCTGCTACTAGAAATGATGAACAAGTTACTACA atgcTGTTGGATGCAGGCGCTGATCCCAACATTGAAACACCAGGTTGTGGTTCAGGTGGGGCTGTTCCAGGATCTCCTCCTCCGCCCCCAGCATGTGCACCTTGGGGAGGAGCTGCTGGATGGACTGCATTAGTTTATGCATGTGCTCGCGGATCTACACCTGTAGCGGCTATTTTACTGGCACGCGGTGCTAGAGTCGAGGGTGCCGCCACTCATCATGAAGATAGAACGACTTTAACGCCTTTACAA GTGGCATGTGGCAGTGGAAATATAGAATTGGTACAATTACTGCTTTCTCACGGAGCACATCCTTTCCTCAGCACATTATTGAAGGACTCTTTGTGTTATTCGGGTTCGGCGCAAAGAGGATGTTATAG tGCTATATCTGTTTGTTGTGTGCACGGGCAAAGAACAACGTTGAGAGGTTTGCTCTCTCATCCAATTGCACCTCAAGGTGATGTATTATCCTTAGAGGAGATGTTAGCTGAAGGTGCCCCAAATAGTCCCGTGCCATCAGTTTCAACCTCGTCGAGTGCTGCTAACCCTGCAAACAAATTCACAAAATCGCAATTGAGAGCCTTACAAGAAGCTATGTATCACAGTGCTGAAACTAACCATTTAG atATAACATTAGAATTACGAGCGTTGGGAGTGAGTTGGTCATTGCACTCCTGGATGCTTTCCTTGGCTGCAGCCGCCGACAGAAGAATGGACGCTGTTATAGACCAACTCCTGCAAGACTTCTTACAAGTGTGTCCGGATGAATACAGTAGAACTTTTGCGCATGAATGTTTGCCGTTACTCTTTAACATATTTAGATATAGCAAA AAAGAAGGAACTACTCTACTCCTCGCTGATATTTTCTGCACGTGTTACGGATGGGAAGCTATCAAACCGATCAGGGAGCCGGCTCCCGTTCCGAACACTGCCTCTCGTATAGATCCGAAGTTTGTAAATAATCCCGAACTATCAGACGTGACATTCAG GGTTGAGGGTCGCCTATTTTATGGACATAAAATAGTGTTGGTTACGGCGTCACCTCGATTGCGAGCGATGCTGGCTCCTCCTAGAGTTTCCAACCAAGGATCGAACAGTACACCTGGTGGACAAGGACAAAACACATCTAACAACGGTTCTAGTAGTTCGTCACTAGCAACGAATCAATCGACACAATCTACTCAGTCGCCCACTGTCCAAATCAACGATATCAGATATcacatatttcaa cTGGTTATGCAATTTCTGTACTCTGGAGGCTGTAGCGGTTTGGATGTACCACCGAGTGACGTGTTAGAGTTGCTCGCGGCAGCCAGCTTCTTCCAACTGTTGCCACTTCAACGGTATTGTGAAGCAAGATGTGCTCAGGCACTCGATCTACATAATGTCgtcaatatgtatattcatgccAAG GTTTATAATGCTGTGCAGCTTTTAGAGTATTGCCAAGGTTTCCTTTTGCAAAATATGGTTGCTCTTTTGACTTACGACGATTCTGTCAAGCGTCTGTTGTTCGGTAAAAGATTGCCGGGACACGATGTGCTAGGTGCACTGCTTACGACGCTGCAACAGAGGATTAAAGCAAGACGTGGTCCAAACAAAGCGCGGTAG